The sequence below is a genomic window from Myxococcus xanthus.
ACTCCCGAAATCCTCGCAGTCGAAGTCAGGGGCACGACGGAGGACCTCCTCTCGGCCTATGGGCAGGCGGCGGCCCACCAGCTCTTCGCCACGAAGACGTACCTTGCCCTGCCACACACTCTTTCCCTCCGCGACAGGCGGGAGCTGGTGGCGCGCTGCCAGTTGCACGGCCTCGGCCTCATTCTCTTCGGGCCCGGGCCACGCGACGAGTACACCGTCCTCATCCCTGCGCGCAGATGCCCCCCGGCGCCAGACGAAGCACTACGCTTCAGCGAGCGGCTGCGCGCACATGACGAGGAGAAGTTCCGCACCCTGTTCGGGTAGGACGAGGCGTCAGGCTGCAGAGCCCCGGCCCTGCGCATGCAGCGCAAGGCCGGGCCGAAGCGCTGTCGCTGTCCCCATGTCCCCGAAAAGAAGTGGGCCCAAGGCCTTTGTCTCCCGGTGGAGGCCTTCGCCGACGTGCCACTTCTTCCCGCGTCCACCGACTACACCCACCGCGACTTCGACGCCCTGCGCGCGCGCCTTGTAGGGCTGGTGAAGAGCGTCTTCCCAGACTGGACGGACTTCGACGTCGCCAGCTTCGGCAACCTGCTCCTGGAGATGTACGCCTTCGTCGGCGACGTTCTCGGCTTCTATCAGGACAACCTCGCCCGCGAGTCGCGCCTCTCCACCGCCACCCAGCGCCGCAACGTCATCGCCCTGGCGCGTATGCTGGGCTACCGGCTTCACGGTGCCCAGGCGGCCACGGCCGAGGTGGAGCTGCGCCTGGCCCAGCCTCCTGCCGCCCACGTCACCTTCCCCGCCGGCACCGTCGTCCGCACCCAGGAGGTGACGGAGGCCGTCCGCTTCCAGCTTCTCTCTTCCGTCACCATTCCGGCCGGCGCCAACCCACCGCGCGTCGTCGCGGTGGTGGAGCACTCGAAGACGCACACGCAGCTCTTCGACGCCCGCGGCCTCGCCGACTTCGAGGCGCACCTGGACTTCGCTCCCTACCTCGACGGCTCCGCCCGCGTGTCCACCGCCCAGGGTGCCTTCACCGAGGTGGACACCTTCCTCAACTCCCGCGCCTCCGACGCCCACTTCCTCATTTCGGTGGACCAGGGGGACAAGGCCACCGTCCGCTTCGGAAACGGAGTCAACGGCCTGCCGCCCGCTGGCACCGTGGCGGTGGTGTACAAGACGGGCGGCGGCTCGGCAGGCAACGTGGACGCGGAGCGCCTCGTCGTCGTGGAGGGGAGCTTTCGGGACGCCCATGGCCACGCGGTGCAGGTAGCCGTCCACAACCCCGCCTCAGCCTCGGGTGGCGCGGACAGGCAGACGGTGGCCTCCGCGAAGCTGCTCGCCCCCGAGAGTCTCCGGGCCCTGACGCGCACCGTCTCCCGCGAGGACTTCGAAATCAACGCCCGGCGCCTTCCAGGCGTGGCGCGCGCCCTCATGCTGACGTCCAACGAGGACGCCACCATCGGGGAGAATGCCGGCATCCTCTACGTGGTGCCCCAGGGCGGTGGAGTCCCCACGCCCGCGCTCAAGGCCCAGGTGCTGCGCCAGGTAACGGAAGTCTACCCCTGCACCCTCACCTTCCAGGTGAGCGTCCAGGAGCCGGTGTACCGGCGCGTGGACGTCTCCACCCGCCTCTTCCTGCGCCAGGGCGCTTCGGCTCAGGACGTCGCCTCGCGCATCCGCCAGGCGCTCGCCGCCCACTTCCGCATCAGCGAGCCGGACGGCACGCCCAACCCCCGCATCGACTTCGGCTTCAACCTCAAGGACGCCCAGGGCTTCCCCGCCGGAGAGGTGGCCTGGTCGGACGTGTTCAACGTCATCCGCGACGTGCCCGGAGTGCGGAAGCTGGGTGACGCGCGCATGGACCTGACACTCAACGGCCTGCCCGCGGATGTGAAGCTGACGGTGCGGGAGCTGCCGGTGCTGGGCAGCGTCACCCTACAGGACGGCGACACCGGAGGACTCCTCTGACATGGCCCTCCTCAACCCCAGCTTCGAGGACGCGGGCGCTCGGCCCGGCGAGGCTGCTCACTGGACGCTGACAGCGGTGACGCGCA
It includes:
- a CDS encoding baseplate J/gp47 family protein yields the protein MEAFADVPLLPASTDYTHRDFDALRARLVGLVKSVFPDWTDFDVASFGNLLLEMYAFVGDVLGFYQDNLARESRLSTATQRRNVIALARMLGYRLHGAQAATAEVELRLAQPPAAHVTFPAGTVVRTQEVTEAVRFQLLSSVTIPAGANPPRVVAVVEHSKTHTQLFDARGLADFEAHLDFAPYLDGSARVSTAQGAFTEVDTFLNSRASDAHFLISVDQGDKATVRFGNGVNGLPPAGTVAVVYKTGGGSAGNVDAERLVVVEGSFRDAHGHAVQVAVHNPASASGGADRQTVASAKLLAPESLRALTRTVSREDFEINARRLPGVARALMLTSNEDATIGENAGILYVVPQGGGVPTPALKAQVLRQVTEVYPCTLTFQVSVQEPVYRRVDVSTRLFLRQGASAQDVASRIRQALAAHFRISEPDGTPNPRIDFGFNLKDAQGFPAGEVAWSDVFNVIRDVPGVRKLGDARMDLTLNGLPADVKLTVRELPVLGSVTLQDGDTGGLL